In a genomic window of Asticcacaulis sp.:
- a CDS encoding DUF885 family protein: protein MIRYSATLTLAALLLTGGIAQAATPATAATCASPPDKAMTSLVADFEALSASRDPLRESSNGNLAALSQWPDDSTAALSAYGKALKSQMARLKAIAPASLCPDQALNQALIKDRLELELDGLYFDEARLPFNTGDGFYTIPDYAAAGVVLRTEAEARAWIAKLKALPAFYATETENMQRGIQTGFMRPKLVASKALVVMERHAAQAVADHSLLNPLKNLPDSIPADVRAKLVSEGTQVIAAQVRPAEDALVTFFKTDYVPKAPESIAIGDVPDGKAYYQYLIHRNASTDMTPEAIHQLGLSEVKRIRAEMDADIKVSGFKGSFAEFQTFLLTDPQFRARDPEDYYNKVSGVLIRVQGLLPLYFHNLPRLPLTVHEVDPQLKSSSSGYNPGSLTQGVPGTVIINTDHLDQSPTSGLTAWAMHEGVPGHHLQIALAQENDSLPKFRRRDDINAFVEGWALYSEHLGVEMGMYRTPYEDFGRLSLEMWRACRLIIDTGMHVKGWSREQAVACLRDNTGMSDRSIQNEVDRYIGWPGQALGYKIGEIRIRQLRAKAEAALGPKFDLRDFHDKILKNGPLPLDILSQQVDDWIKRGGS, encoded by the coding sequence ATGATCCGTTACAGCGCTACCCTCACCCTGGCCGCCCTCCTGCTGACCGGCGGCATTGCCCAGGCGGCCACACCGGCAACGGCCGCAACCTGCGCCAGTCCACCGGACAAGGCCATGACCAGCCTCGTTGCCGATTTCGAGGCCTTGTCGGCCTCGCGTGATCCTCTGCGTGAAAGCAGCAACGGCAATCTCGCGGCGCTTTCGCAATGGCCGGATGACAGCACCGCGGCCTTGTCGGCCTATGGCAAGGCGCTGAAAAGCCAGATGGCCCGCCTGAAAGCCATCGCACCGGCGAGCCTATGCCCCGACCAGGCGCTTAACCAGGCCCTGATCAAGGACCGGCTGGAACTGGAACTCGACGGTCTTTATTTTGATGAGGCCCGCCTGCCCTTCAATACGGGTGATGGTTTCTACACCATACCCGACTATGCCGCCGCTGGCGTCGTCCTGCGCACCGAAGCGGAAGCTCGTGCCTGGATCGCCAAGCTCAAGGCCCTGCCCGCCTTCTATGCCACCGAGACGGAAAACATGCAGCGCGGCATCCAGACCGGCTTCATGCGACCAAAATTGGTAGCCAGCAAGGCGCTGGTTGTGATGGAGCGTCACGCCGCGCAAGCCGTGGCTGACCACAGCTTGCTTAACCCGCTGAAAAACCTGCCGGACAGCATTCCGGCCGATGTCCGTGCGAAACTGGTCTCCGAAGGCACCCAGGTTATCGCCGCCCAGGTTCGGCCGGCGGAAGACGCGCTCGTTACCTTCTTCAAAACTGATTATGTGCCCAAGGCGCCCGAAAGTATCGCCATCGGCGACGTGCCCGATGGCAAGGCCTATTACCAGTACCTGATCCACCGCAACGCCTCGACCGACATGACGCCGGAGGCCATTCACCAACTGGGCCTCAGCGAGGTCAAGCGTATCCGGGCCGAGATGGATGCCGATATCAAGGTCAGTGGCTTTAAGGGCAGCTTCGCCGAATTCCAGACCTTCCTGCTGACCGATCCGCAGTTCCGTGCCCGCGATCCAGAGGACTATTACAACAAGGTCAGTGGCGTGCTGATCCGCGTTCAGGGCCTGCTGCCGCTCTATTTCCACAATCTGCCGCGCCTGCCCCTGACCGTCCACGAGGTCGATCCGCAACTCAAAAGCTCGTCCTCCGGCTATAATCCGGGCAGCTTGACGCAAGGCGTGCCCGGCACGGTAATCATCAATACCGACCACCTCGACCAGAGCCCGACATCCGGCCTGACCGCCTGGGCGATGCACGAAGGCGTGCCCGGCCATCACCTCCAGATTGCTTTGGCGCAGGAAAACGATTCCCTGCCGAAATTCCGCCGCCGCGACGATATCAATGCTTTTGTCGAAGGCTGGGCGCTTTACAGCGAACATCTCGGCGTCGAAATGGGCATGTACCGCACGCCCTATGAGGACTTCGGCCGCCTGTCGCTGGAGATGTGGCGTGCCTGCCGGCTGATCATTGATACCGGTATGCACGTCAAAGGCTGGAGCCGCGAGCAGGCCGTCGCCTGCCTGCGTGACAATACCGGCATGAGCGACCGGTCTATCCAGAATGAGGTCGACCGCTATATCGGCTGGCCCGGCCAGGCCCTGGGCTACAAGATCGGCGAGATCCGTATCCGGCAATTGCGCGCGAAAGCCGAAGCCGCGCTGGGTCCGAAATTCGACCTGCGCGACTTCCACGACAAGATCCTGAAGAATGGCCCCCTGCCGCTCGATATCCTGTCCCAGCAGGTCGATGACTGG